One Brassica napus cultivar Da-Ae chromosome A1, Da-Ae, whole genome shotgun sequence genomic region harbors:
- the LOC106414039 gene encoding uncharacterized protein LOC106414039, with amino-acid sequence MDGKGKAGSSSSSSSSFTAQLFGLKEPSCSFSFKSIFPPPSKGTSENILSSKNGPIDYRKESATCNLSSSLYYGGQDIYSGSTSNHTYSTVNKAQPRGDDDASGNNSMDASRGNWWKGSLYY; translated from the exons ATGGACGGTAAAGGAAAAGcgggatcatcatcatcatcttcttcttccttcactGCTCAGCTCTTTGGCCTCAAGGAACCTTCTTGCTCCTTCAGCTTCAAATCCATTTTCCCTCCTCCCTCCAAG GGGACATCAGAAAACATCCTAAGCTCCAAAAATGGGCCAATAG ACTATCGTAAGGAATCTGCAACCTGCAATCTAAGTTCATCTCTTTACTACGGTGGTCAAGACATTTACTCTGGATCCACAAGCAACCATACTTACTCTACC GTTAACAAGGCTCAGCCTAGAGGAGACGATGACGCTAGTGGAAACAACTCGATGGACGCATCCAGAGGAAACTGGTGGAAAG GTTCTCTTTATTATTAG